A stretch of the Aegilops tauschii subsp. strangulata cultivar AL8/78 chromosome 4, Aet v6.0, whole genome shotgun sequence genome encodes the following:
- the LOC109762646 gene encoding transcription factor BHLH6 — protein sequence MESDMEVSLDFSWETPSFFELCDADSMHLPAEDSLSCLYEDSMSSPEGASSGLTRRWAGRNMLNERDRRMRLNEKLYAIRGVVPNITKMNKASIIQDAIAYIEELQEQERQILAAPGTDGGAAVVQADSTVDDGIGSPPRKIRRTTSASSICSPATHPVQILELEVTQVAEDLAVVNVRHRKAQEAMAKVYGVLESLCLNVITASVTVVADNIVHNMFIETDGIDCAQTIKEMVQSHSVISM from the exons ATGGAGTCCGACATGGAGGTGAGCTTGGATTTCTCTTGGGAGACGCCTAGCTTCTTCGAGCTCTGCGACGCAGATAG CATGCACCTTCCGGCTGAGGACTCTCTGTCATGTCTGTACGAGGACTCGATGAGCTCGCCGGAGGGCGCCAGCTCGGGGCTGACGAGGAGGTGGGCTGGCAGGAACATGCTCAACGAGAGGGACAGGCGCATGAGGCTCAACGAGAAGCTCTACGCCATTCGCGGCGTCGTTCCAAACATCACTAAG ATGAACAAGGCCTCCATCATCCAGGACGCCATCGCCTACATCGAGGAGCTGCAGGAGCAGGAGCGCCAGATTCTCGCCGCCCCCGGAACCGACGGCGGCGCCGCCGTGGTCCAGGCGGATTCGACCGTGGACGACGGCATCGGCTCCCCGCCACGGAAGATTAGGAGGACTACCTCCGCCTCCTCCATCTGTTCCCCTGCCACCCATCCCGTCCAAATCCTCGAG CTAGAGGTGACGCAGGTGGCGGAGGATCTGGCAGTGGTTAACGTGAGACATAGAAAAGCGCAGGAGGCCATGGCGAAGGTGTATGGGGTGCTCGAGTCGCTCTGTCTCAATGTCATCACGGCAAGTGTGACCGTCGTGGCCGACAACATTGTCCACAACATGTTCATCGAG ACGGATGGAATTGATTGTGCTCAAACGATCAAGGAGATGGTACAGTCTCACTCGGTCATCTCAATGTGA
- the LOC141022059 gene encoding uncharacterized protein, translating to MLKHLAVRFHALGDLGVSVLPPMVEKVSWRRSYARAFYRLGLWGKHHRERSTCPVPAHVGPELRFPSEMHKHLVTNFSGLDLHLRTKGHVFGAFVLRLLAMHPIHTASIRNLKVILLRSEVTTTACQLSCLCHDPNKDWRTQNVWLADLESMAIEGIDGEDHELDFLNLILTCAPVLKRVTLRFADGVTPCVDWCTKINNIFMSYPCVEQGRIQWVFHE from the exons atgcTTAAGCACTTGGCAGTGCGCTTCCACGCCCTCGGCGACCTCGGGGTCTCCGTATTGCCACCAATGGTGGAGAAGGTCTCGTGGCGGCGCTCGTATGCCAGGGCCTTCTACAGGCTTGGCCTCTGGGGTAAACACCACAGAGAAAGGTCTACATGTCCTGTCCCTGCACATGTGGGCCCAG AGCTCCGCTTTCCGTCAGAGATGCATAAGCATCTGGTTACCAACTTCTCTGGTTTGGACCTGCACCTCAGAACCAAGGGACATGTGTTTGGAGCATTTGTGTTGCGTCTCCTTGCAATGCATCCGATTCATACAGCTTCTATACGGAACCTGAAGGTCATCCTACTAAGATCAGAG GTGACAACAACTGCATGCCAATTAAGTTGTCTCTGCCATGACCCTAATAAGGACTGGAGAACACAGAATGTCTGGTTGGCCGATCTGGAAAGCATGGCAATCGAAGGCATTGACGGGGAGGATCATGAGCTGGATTTCCTGAATCTGATACTTACATGTGCTCCGGTGCTTAAAAGAGTGACTCTGAGGTTCGCAGATGGTGTCACTCCATGTGTCGATTGGTGCACAAAAATAAATAACATCTTCATGTCGTATCCTTGTGTGGAGCAGGGGAGAATCCAGTGGGTGTTCCATGAATGA